Proteins encoded within one genomic window of Amycolatopsis sp. 2-15:
- a CDS encoding GAF domain-containing protein: MRDASVRSLARPVGPAHREREVIAAFSEITTEAITTTRLEDLLGLLGKQLCHLLGVTRCSVYLRDGDGRFRGAAGYCESEGDISAAVQAQEAGIQGDRFSREVIESAAPVLISDVPRDPRPHRRTMEHWHVRAMLGVPLVFDGKVIGLIFVDNVQKDHVYADEDVALAELFARLGALFLRQAMLNAHLKKKAAEVVRQKNTLAYLADVHQKLTNAVLDGASIQTVVTLLGELSAKPVVLYNEDFQVLAWSAPAGLKMTQPPELAARIRELPSVKQALASLSASCPSTIVPPTPAVWVGRRHLMCRLIIEGQPSGYLGIVEVGRGLEELDTKLAEHGATVLSLQVLSERRQAEAEGQAREDFLSDLLHRTRDAEQLARRGPQFGVNLAQPHVLVRFALDNASQNVSVSVGRKLVIRSLATVLSVSEPAAVSLPGAVVALLSLPDGSEPRDLRAAVDEVRLAVGPRLRVRTAVISGVCRSPEDFPLAHRELREIDELATSFGWSGGVVTVTELGLFRLVASSGRVKEAVQFAHETIRPLRDADPSLLETWRAFVAAEGRVQGTASELGVHENTIRYRLGKIGKLIGQDPGALDCLLQSRIAFQILDLAGW; encoded by the coding sequence ATGCGCGATGCTTCGGTTCGGTCCCTGGCGCGCCCCGTGGGCCCGGCGCATCGTGAACGTGAGGTCATCGCCGCGTTCAGCGAGATCACGACCGAAGCCATCACCACCACGCGGCTCGAGGATCTGCTGGGCCTGCTCGGCAAGCAGCTGTGCCACCTGCTGGGCGTCACGCGCTGTTCGGTCTACCTGCGCGACGGCGACGGCCGGTTCCGCGGCGCTGCCGGCTACTGCGAGAGCGAGGGCGACATCTCGGCCGCCGTGCAGGCGCAGGAGGCCGGCATCCAGGGCGACCGGTTCAGCCGCGAGGTCATCGAGTCGGCGGCGCCCGTGCTCATCTCCGACGTGCCGCGCGACCCGCGCCCGCACCGTCGCACCATGGAGCACTGGCACGTGCGCGCGATGCTCGGCGTGCCGCTCGTGTTCGACGGCAAGGTGATCGGTCTGATCTTCGTCGACAACGTGCAGAAGGACCACGTGTACGCCGACGAAGACGTGGCGCTCGCGGAGCTGTTCGCGCGGCTCGGCGCGTTGTTCCTGCGGCAGGCCATGCTGAACGCACACCTGAAGAAGAAGGCCGCCGAGGTCGTGCGGCAGAAGAACACCCTGGCGTATCTGGCGGACGTCCACCAGAAGCTGACCAACGCCGTGCTCGACGGCGCGAGCATCCAGACCGTGGTGACGCTGCTCGGTGAGCTCTCGGCGAAGCCGGTGGTGTTGTACAACGAGGATTTCCAGGTGCTGGCGTGGTCCGCACCTGCGGGCTTGAAGATGACGCAGCCGCCGGAGCTGGCCGCGCGGATCCGTGAGCTGCCGTCGGTGAAGCAGGCGCTGGCGTCGCTGAGCGCCAGCTGCCCGTCGACGATCGTGCCGCCGACGCCGGCCGTGTGGGTGGGTCGCCGGCACCTGATGTGCCGGCTGATCATCGAGGGGCAGCCCAGCGGGTACCTCGGGATCGTCGAGGTCGGGCGCGGCCTGGAGGAGCTCGACACGAAGCTCGCCGAACACGGCGCGACGGTGCTGTCGCTGCAGGTGCTGTCCGAACGGCGCCAGGCGGAGGCCGAGGGGCAGGCGCGCGAGGACTTCCTGTCGGACTTGCTGCACCGCACCCGTGATGCCGAGCAGCTCGCGCGGCGGGGCCCGCAGTTCGGGGTGAACCTGGCACAGCCGCACGTGCTGGTGCGCTTCGCGTTGGACAACGCGAGCCAGAACGTGAGCGTTTCGGTGGGGCGGAAGCTGGTGATCCGGTCTCTGGCCACGGTTTTGTCGGTGTCCGAACCGGCCGCGGTGAGTTTGCCGGGTGCGGTGGTCGCGCTGCTGTCGCTTCCCGACGGCTCCGAACCTCGGGACTTGCGCGCCGCGGTCGACGAGGTGCGCCTGGCCGTCGGCCCCCGGCTGCGGGTGCGGACCGCGGTGATCTCCGGCGTGTGCCGTTCTCCGGAGGATTTCCCCTTGGCGCACCGGGAATTGCGGGAGATCGACGAGCTGGCCACGTCGTTCGGCTGGTCCGGCGGCGTGGTGACGGTGACCGAGCTGGGGCTGTTCCGGCTGGTCGCGTCCAGCGGCCGGGTCAAGGAGGCGGTGCAGTTCGCGCACGAGACGATCCGGCCGTTGCGCGACGCGGACCCTTCGTTGCTGGAGACCTGGCGGGCTTTCGTCGCCGCGGAGGGGCGCGTTCAGGGCACGGCGTCGGAGCTGGGCGTGCACGAGAACACGATCCGCTACCGGCTGGGGAAGATCGGGAAGCTGATCGGGCAGGATCCGGGTGCCTTGGATTGTCTGCTCCAGTCGCGGATTGCTTTTCAGATTCTGGATCTGGCTGGTTGGTGA
- a CDS encoding alpha/beta fold hydrolase, whose amino-acid sequence MGYLEVEDGRRVYFEHHRGSGRPIVLIHGWGATARCWDTTAPALRANGNEVVLLDQRACGRSDNDFSDVTISALGSDVVRLVDHLGLREPVVNGWSLGGAVAVDAVAKLGSNCSGLFLTGGATPRYTSTSDWPHGATVDDVKGVLGAAAADRANTFKGVAEAVCAEPQTADTLAWLWGMFMEMGPIGDESLLDLAELDQRKLLGSLAVPVLSLHGRKDGFVPFSGAEAARDLCSDARLVEFPNAGHAPFLEDRDTYLAELTGFLNR is encoded by the coding sequence ATGGGCTACCTAGAGGTCGAAGACGGCCGGCGCGTGTACTTCGAGCACCACCGGGGCTCGGGCCGCCCGATCGTGCTCATCCACGGCTGGGGCGCGACCGCGCGCTGCTGGGACACGACCGCGCCCGCCTTACGCGCCAACGGGAACGAGGTCGTGCTGCTGGACCAACGCGCGTGCGGCCGCTCGGACAACGATTTCTCCGACGTCACGATCTCCGCGCTCGGCTCCGACGTCGTGCGGCTCGTGGACCATCTCGGCCTGCGCGAACCCGTGGTCAACGGCTGGTCCCTCGGCGGCGCGGTCGCCGTGGACGCGGTGGCGAAGCTGGGGTCGAACTGCTCGGGCCTGTTCTTGACCGGCGGCGCCACTCCGCGTTACACGTCCACTTCGGACTGGCCGCACGGTGCCACGGTGGACGACGTGAAGGGCGTACTCGGCGCGGCCGCCGCCGACCGGGCGAACACGTTCAAGGGGGTGGCCGAAGCCGTGTGCGCCGAGCCGCAGACGGCGGACACGCTCGCGTGGCTGTGGGGAATGTTCATGGAGATGGGCCCGATCGGCGACGAGTCCCTGCTCGACCTCGCCGAGCTGGACCAGCGCAAGCTCCTTGGCAGCCTGGCTGTGCCCGTGCTGTCCCTGCACGGTCGCAAGGACGGCTTCGTGCCGTTCTCCGGCGCCGAAGCCGCCCGTGACCTGTGCTCCGACGCACGGCTTGTCGAATTCCCCAACGCGGGCCACGCGCCTTTCCTGGAGGACCGCGACACCTACCTCGCCGAGCTCACCGGCTTCCTGAACCGATGA
- a CDS encoding long-chain fatty acid--CoA ligase, whose translation MNQPLVLTDLLHRAREFFPAQEIVEYGGGAEPHRYTNREFHERVVALAGALVRLGVRPGDRVATLAWNHHRHLELYFAVPLAGAVLHTVNLRLEPTEIAYVLGHAEDAVVFADLSLLPRLEVARAERPEMLVVAIDGSAPGALAYEDLVAEGPALENPPRIDENDLAALCYTSGTTGPPKGVGYSHRSLYLHTFAACLADGHAISERDTVLHVVPMFHANAWGIPFAALMTGAKQVLPGPHPVPADIAKIVEAERVTYTGMVPTVAADLLRCVAATGADLSSLRALVLGGSPPDDELLRALDELGIPSFQGWGMTEISPMGTFSRPLPSVTDPAERRRSVRKQGRLLPGLRWRLVGEDGTDQPHDGVSRGELLIRGPWVATRYFRDERPDSFADGWLRTGDIATIDAHGYLEIVDRAKDLIKSGGEWISSVALEQALTANPAVAEAAVVAVSHERWQERPYALVVLEAGRADTPAEILADLRDRVPRWWLPEGVLVVEELPRTSVGKIDKKVLRAKVAAGGAG comes from the coding sequence GTGAACCAGCCGCTCGTGCTCACCGACCTCCTGCACCGTGCGCGGGAGTTCTTCCCCGCCCAGGAGATCGTGGAGTACGGCGGCGGTGCCGAGCCGCACCGGTACACCAACCGGGAGTTCCACGAACGCGTCGTCGCGCTCGCCGGAGCTCTGGTCAGGCTGGGGGTGCGGCCCGGTGACCGGGTCGCCACCCTCGCCTGGAACCACCACCGCCACCTCGAGCTGTACTTCGCCGTGCCGCTAGCGGGCGCCGTGCTGCACACGGTGAACCTGCGGCTCGAGCCGACGGAGATCGCGTACGTGCTGGGCCACGCCGAGGACGCCGTGGTGTTCGCGGACCTGTCGCTGCTGCCGCGGCTGGAGGTGGCGCGGGCGGAACGGCCGGAGATGCTTGTCGTCGCCATCGACGGCTCCGCGCCGGGGGCACTCGCGTACGAAGACCTCGTGGCCGAGGGCCCGGCTCTCGAAAACCCGCCGCGGATCGACGAAAACGATCTCGCGGCGCTCTGCTACACCTCCGGCACCACGGGCCCGCCCAAGGGCGTCGGCTACTCGCACCGGTCGCTCTACCTGCACACGTTCGCCGCCTGCCTCGCCGACGGCCACGCGATCAGCGAGCGCGACACCGTGCTCCACGTCGTGCCGATGTTCCACGCCAACGCGTGGGGCATCCCGTTCGCCGCGCTCATGACCGGTGCCAAGCAGGTGCTGCCCGGTCCCCACCCGGTGCCCGCCGACATCGCGAAGATCGTCGAGGCCGAGCGCGTGACCTACACCGGCATGGTGCCGACTGTCGCGGCCGACCTCCTGCGCTGCGTCGCCGCGACTGGCGCCGACCTCAGCAGCCTGCGCGCCCTCGTGCTCGGCGGCTCGCCTCCGGATGACGAGCTGCTGCGGGCCCTCGACGAGCTCGGCATCCCGTCGTTCCAGGGCTGGGGCATGACGGAGATCTCGCCGATGGGCACGTTCTCGCGGCCACTGCCATCCGTGACCGATCCGGCCGAACGGCGCCGCAGCGTGCGCAAACAAGGCCGGCTGCTGCCGGGGCTGCGGTGGCGGCTCGTCGGGGAGGACGGCACCGACCAGCCCCACGACGGCGTTTCGCGCGGTGAGCTGCTGATCCGCGGGCCGTGGGTCGCCACGCGGTACTTCCGCGACGAGCGCCCGGACAGCTTCGCCGACGGCTGGCTGCGCACCGGCGACATCGCGACCATCGACGCCCACGGGTACCTGGAGATCGTCGACCGCGCCAAGGACCTGATCAAGAGCGGCGGCGAGTGGATCAGCTCGGTCGCGCTGGAGCAGGCGCTCACGGCCAACCCCGCCGTGGCCGAGGCCGCTGTGGTCGCGGTGTCGCACGAGCGCTGGCAGGAACGGCCGTACGCGCTCGTTGTGCTCGAAGCCGGCCGCGCGGACACACCGGCGGAAATCCTGGCCGACCTGCGTGACCGCGTGCCGCGCTGGTGGCTGCCTGAGGGCGTGCTCGTGGTCGAAGAGCTGCCGCGCACGAGCGTCGGCAAGATCGACAAGAAGGTGCTGCGCGCGAAAGTGGCCGCGGGGGGTGCCGGATGA
- a CDS encoding HNH endonuclease family protein, translating into MPTARSVRNSLTVLVGVTLLGGTMVGIADATPPGIPSATTAKSELAGLTVKADGSLTGYSRDKFPHWIQQGDNCDTREVVLKRDGTNVVTNSSCTATSGKWVSPYDGATWTAASDVDIDHVVPLADAWRTGASSWTTAQRQAYANDLSDPQLIAVTDNVNQEKGDKSPDQWKPPSTGYWCTYARMWVAVKSKFNLTVNSAEKSALTDMLGRC; encoded by the coding sequence ATGCCCACAGCGCGTAGTGTCCGTAACTCCTTGACCGTTCTCGTCGGCGTGACGCTGCTCGGCGGCACGATGGTCGGCATCGCCGACGCGACCCCGCCCGGCATCCCGTCGGCCACGACGGCCAAGAGCGAGCTCGCCGGCCTCACCGTGAAGGCCGACGGCTCGCTGACCGGCTACAGTCGCGACAAGTTCCCGCACTGGATCCAGCAGGGCGACAACTGCGACACCCGTGAGGTCGTGCTCAAGCGCGACGGCACGAACGTCGTCACCAACTCCAGCTGCACCGCCACCTCGGGCAAGTGGGTTTCGCCCTACGACGGCGCGACCTGGACCGCGGCGTCCGATGTGGACATCGACCACGTCGTGCCGCTGGCCGACGCTTGGCGCACCGGTGCTTCGTCGTGGACCACGGCGCAGCGCCAGGCCTACGCCAACGACCTGTCCGACCCGCAGCTGATCGCCGTGACGGACAACGTCAACCAGGAGAAGGGCGACAAGTCGCCGGACCAGTGGAAGCCGCCGTCCACGGGCTACTGGTGCACCTACGCCCGCATGTGGGTCGCGGTGAAGTCGAAGTTCAACCTGACCGTGAACTCCGCCGAGAAGTCCGCGCTGACGGACATGCTGGGCCGCTGCTGA
- a CDS encoding bifunctional 3,4-dihydroxy-2-butanone-4-phosphate synthase/GTP cyclohydrolase II: protein MAPGEQVQHAVAALAQGRLVVVVDDADRENEGDLVGAARTMTAEQMAFLVRHTTGIVCAPMPGERADALRLRQMVADNTDAHGTAFTVSVDHLTSGTGVSAADRTTTVRALADPATKPAELRRPGHVFPLRAREGGVLVRAGHTEAAVDLLAMAGAGDVGVISELVADDGSMLRGTAVEEFALRYDLPLLRIADLVRYRGATERLVEPVASAAMPTAFGDFRAVAYRSVLDGTEHLALVRGDVAAAGQSAAGALVRVHSECLTGDILGSLRCDCGAQLEYALRAIAEEGAGAVIYLRGHEGRGIGLAHKIHAYALQEQGLDTIEANLAQGLPVDSRSYGIGAQILTDLGVRRMRLITNNPAKYGGLEGYALDIVGRVRLPVTQTPHNVRYLRTKQERMGHDLGVLASGMDGSE, encoded by the coding sequence ATGGCGCCCGGCGAGCAGGTGCAGCACGCCGTCGCGGCGTTGGCGCAGGGCCGGCTGGTCGTGGTCGTCGACGACGCCGACCGCGAGAACGAAGGCGACCTCGTCGGTGCCGCGCGCACGATGACCGCCGAGCAGATGGCGTTCCTCGTGCGGCACACCACGGGGATCGTCTGCGCACCGATGCCCGGCGAGCGCGCGGACGCGCTGCGGCTGCGGCAGATGGTCGCGGACAACACCGACGCGCACGGCACCGCGTTCACGGTGAGCGTCGACCACCTGACGAGCGGTACGGGCGTGTCGGCCGCCGACCGGACCACGACCGTGCGGGCGCTGGCCGACCCGGCCACGAAACCAGCTGAGCTGCGCCGGCCCGGTCACGTGTTCCCGCTGCGGGCGCGCGAAGGCGGCGTGCTGGTGCGGGCCGGGCACACGGAAGCGGCCGTCGACCTGCTGGCGATGGCCGGCGCGGGTGACGTCGGCGTGATCAGCGAACTCGTCGCCGACGACGGGTCGATGTTGCGGGGTACGGCGGTGGAGGAGTTCGCGCTGCGCTACGACCTGCCGTTGCTGCGGATCGCCGACCTCGTGCGCTACCGCGGGGCGACCGAACGCCTGGTGGAGCCCGTGGCGAGCGCGGCCATGCCGACGGCGTTCGGCGACTTCCGGGCCGTCGCCTACCGGTCCGTGCTCGACGGGACCGAGCACCTCGCGTTGGTGCGGGGCGACGTCGCGGCGGCGGGGCAGTCGGCTGCCGGCGCCCTGGTCCGGGTGCACAGCGAATGCCTCACCGGCGACATCCTGGGCTCGCTGCGGTGTGACTGCGGCGCGCAGCTGGAGTACGCGCTGCGGGCCATTGCCGAGGAGGGCGCGGGCGCGGTGATCTACCTGCGTGGCCACGAGGGCCGCGGGATCGGGCTGGCGCACAAGATCCACGCGTACGCGCTGCAGGAGCAGGGTCTGGACACCATCGAGGCCAACCTCGCGCAGGGCCTGCCGGTCGATTCACGCAGCTACGGCATCGGCGCCCAGATCCTGACCGACCTCGGCGTCCGCCGAATGCGGCTCATCACGAACAACCCCGCCAAGTACGGCGGTCTCGAGGGCTACGCGCTCGACATCGTCGGGCGGGTGCGCTTGCCCGTGACGCAGACGCCGCACAACGTGCGCTACTTGCGGACCAAGCAGGAGCGAATGGGTCATGACCTGGGCGTACTCGCTTCAGGCATGGACGGGAGCGAGTGA
- a CDS encoding LLM class flavin-dependent oxidoreductase yields the protein MKFGVFYVLECRDHDFRRAYEEMLAQISYAEQLGFDEVWLAEHHGSDYGSMPSPQVAAAAVAERTSRMRIGIAVSNLTFDWPVRVAEDYAMVDVLSGGRLDFGAGRGYQPGEFHNMGVGDRQDVSREVFDEALEIVRGLWSKRAGEPFSFHGKHFDLTEVDCRPTPVQRPTPPIYVASISPETFHLAAAQGYNLLVTPTLMTLPELNRLVVDIKRSLITSGRDPLSLDFPMNWQVHLADTTEEALANVAEPLSWYYRHVLDLVPSGPRAPHTYERYAELVAASEEAGGPTLDGLRDAGVVYAGDPAGLVAEIETLYEETGLQHLICWMRIGGLAHEKVLRSLELFAEHVLPRFHDRPPVVPRALRAEVAAIH from the coding sequence ATGAAGTTCGGTGTCTTCTACGTCCTCGAGTGCCGCGACCACGACTTCCGCCGCGCGTACGAGGAGATGCTCGCGCAAATCTCCTACGCCGAGCAGCTCGGGTTCGACGAGGTGTGGCTGGCGGAGCACCACGGCAGCGACTACGGCTCGATGCCGTCGCCGCAGGTCGCGGCCGCCGCGGTGGCCGAGCGCACGAGCCGGATGCGCATCGGCATCGCCGTGAGCAACCTGACCTTCGACTGGCCCGTGCGGGTGGCCGAGGACTACGCGATGGTCGACGTGCTGTCGGGCGGCCGGCTCGACTTCGGCGCCGGACGCGGGTACCAGCCGGGCGAGTTCCACAACATGGGCGTCGGCGACCGGCAGGACGTGAGCCGTGAGGTGTTCGACGAGGCGCTGGAGATCGTGCGCGGCCTGTGGAGCAAACGCGCGGGCGAGCCGTTCTCCTTCCACGGCAAGCACTTCGACCTCACCGAGGTCGACTGCCGGCCCACGCCGGTGCAGCGTCCGACACCGCCGATCTACGTCGCGTCGATCAGCCCCGAGACCTTCCACCTCGCCGCCGCGCAGGGGTACAACCTGCTGGTCACTCCGACGTTGATGACGTTGCCGGAGCTCAACCGGCTGGTGGTGGACATCAAGCGTTCGCTCATCACGAGCGGGCGCGACCCGCTGTCGCTCGACTTCCCGATGAACTGGCAGGTCCACCTCGCCGACACCACTGAGGAAGCGCTGGCGAACGTCGCCGAACCGCTGTCCTGGTACTACCGCCACGTGCTCGACCTCGTGCCGAGCGGGCCGCGGGCGCCGCACACCTACGAGCGGTACGCGGAACTCGTTGCGGCGTCTGAGGAAGCGGGCGGGCCGACGCTCGACGGGTTGCGCGATGCCGGTGTGGTCTACGCGGGTGACCCGGCGGGGCTCGTCGCCGAGATCGAGACGCTGTACGAGGAAACCGGGCTGCAGCACCTCATCTGCTGGATGCGGATCGGTGGCCTCGCGCACGAAAAGGTGCTGCGCTCCCTTGAACTGTTCGCCGAGCACGTGCTGCCCCGCTTCCACGACCGGCCGCCGGTCGTGCCGCGGGCGTTGCGCGCCGAAGTCGCTGCCATCCATTGA
- a CDS encoding LLM class flavin-dependent oxidoreductase: MDVGMLLVFQNWFEDVSDHEVFTRELEMGVLGEQYGFDSVWSAEHHFDDYSMCPDNLQIMAYLAGRTSKIKLGTGAVILPWNDPLRVVEKAIMLDHMSNGRLLLGMGRGLAKMEYEGFRVDMNESRERFDEAAAMIIRGLQNGYVENDGKYYKQPRVTVRPGPAGHSWEGRIFGVAMSPDSIPAVAELGAQMMTFMQYDFAQHLEAIDRWRGLHREKHGTEPGAPLIQDFVYCHEDPEEAKRIAHEHISRYFLSVIKHYDFAGSHWRETKGYEAYQAGADMIREAGMEAAAGAYVDANIWGTPEEIVEKYAARREQGGELMANAAFCFGGLPLDKAEASMRLFGEKVVPQLHKMSSRAPAGV, encoded by the coding sequence ATGGACGTCGGAATGCTGCTGGTCTTCCAGAACTGGTTCGAGGACGTCAGCGACCACGAGGTCTTCACGCGCGAGCTCGAGATGGGCGTGCTGGGCGAGCAGTACGGTTTCGACTCCGTCTGGTCGGCCGAGCACCACTTCGACGACTACTCGATGTGCCCGGACAACCTCCAGATCATGGCCTACCTCGCCGGGCGCACCTCGAAGATCAAGCTCGGCACGGGCGCGGTCATCCTGCCCTGGAACGACCCGCTGCGCGTGGTGGAGAAGGCCATCATGCTCGACCACATGTCCAACGGGCGCCTGCTGCTCGGCATGGGCCGTGGCCTGGCGAAGATGGAGTACGAGGGCTTCCGCGTCGACATGAACGAGTCGCGCGAGCGCTTCGACGAGGCCGCCGCGATGATCATCCGCGGCCTGCAGAACGGGTACGTCGAGAACGACGGCAAGTACTACAAGCAGCCGCGCGTCACGGTCCGTCCCGGACCGGCCGGGCACTCGTGGGAAGGCCGGATCTTCGGCGTCGCGATGTCGCCCGACTCGATCCCGGCCGTCGCCGAGCTGGGTGCGCAGATGATGACGTTCATGCAGTACGACTTCGCGCAGCACCTCGAGGCGATCGACCGCTGGCGCGGTCTGCACCGCGAGAAGCACGGCACGGAGCCGGGCGCGCCGCTGATCCAGGACTTCGTGTACTGCCACGAAGATCCGGAAGAGGCGAAGCGCATCGCGCACGAGCACATCTCGCGTTACTTCCTGTCGGTGATCAAGCACTACGACTTCGCCGGCTCGCACTGGCGTGAGACGAAGGGCTACGAGGCCTACCAGGCCGGCGCCGACATGATCCGCGAGGCGGGCATGGAAGCCGCGGCCGGCGCGTACGTCGACGCGAACATCTGGGGTACGCCCGAGGAGATCGTGGAGAAGTACGCCGCTCGGCGCGAGCAGGGTGGCGAGCTGATGGCCAACGCCGCGTTCTGCTTCGGCGGCCTGCCGCTGGACAAGGCCGAGGCGAGCATGCGGCTGTTCGGCGAGAAGGTGGTGCCGCAGCTGCACAAGATGTCCTCGCGCGCGCCCGCAGGGGTGTGA
- a CDS encoding flavin reductase family protein, translated as MTRPAFAEQFREVMSGVCTPVSVVTALDGTRPHGTTVSAFASLSMDPPMVLVSLDRTSDLLAAVRRAGRFGLNVLERRQAELAKRFARKGMAKFDGVTWELEDDLPRLAGSSGWVACTVEKFIEGGDHVVALGLVEAADSRPLAPLTYHARTFGTHARTDG; from the coding sequence GTGACCAGACCGGCATTCGCCGAGCAGTTCCGCGAAGTGATGTCGGGTGTGTGCACCCCGGTTTCGGTGGTGACCGCCCTCGACGGCACGCGGCCGCACGGCACGACAGTGAGCGCGTTCGCGTCGCTCTCGATGGACCCGCCGATGGTGCTCGTGTCGCTCGACCGCACGTCGGACCTCCTCGCGGCGGTGCGCCGCGCCGGGCGCTTCGGGCTGAACGTGCTCGAGCGCCGCCAGGCGGAGCTCGCGAAACGCTTCGCCCGCAAGGGAATGGCCAAGTTCGACGGCGTCACCTGGGAGCTCGAGGACGACCTGCCGAGGCTCGCGGGCTCGTCCGGATGGGTGGCGTGCACCGTCGAGAAGTTCATCGAAGGTGGTGACCACGTGGTCGCGCTCGGCCTGGTGGAGGCGGCTGACTCACGACCGCTGGCGCCGTTGACCTACCACGCGCGGACCTTCGGCACGCACGCCCGGACGGACGGCTGA
- a CDS encoding SDR family NAD(P)-dependent oxidoreductase — MTTWLVTGGSRGIGRAVVDHVAAAGDNVASLARSVGAEPPAVPNRVLEVKGDVTDEDSIRRCVEAVTERFGSIDVVVNSAGVHRGRRIDALARAAWDEVLATNLTGAFEVCRAVVPKLARGSAIVNVGAVVGLRGFPGDVAYGSAKAGLSGLTQVLAVELAPRGVRVNLVVPGFVDTDMTAGLSDRARKSIVDKIPAGRIGTTAEIAEVIVAVARSTYMTGATVPVDGGLLATFGGG, encoded by the coding sequence ATGACCACCTGGCTCGTCACCGGCGGTTCGCGCGGGATCGGCCGCGCCGTCGTCGACCACGTCGCCGCCGCGGGTGACAACGTGGCGTCGCTGGCGCGCTCGGTCGGCGCCGAGCCGCCGGCGGTGCCGAACCGCGTGCTCGAGGTCAAGGGCGACGTGACCGACGAGGACTCGATCCGCCGCTGCGTCGAGGCCGTGACCGAGCGGTTCGGCTCGATCGACGTGGTGGTCAACAGCGCCGGCGTGCACCGTGGCCGCCGCATCGACGCGCTGGCCAGAGCGGCGTGGGACGAGGTGCTCGCCACCAACCTCACCGGCGCGTTCGAGGTCTGCCGCGCGGTGGTGCCGAAGCTGGCGCGCGGTTCGGCGATCGTCAACGTCGGCGCGGTCGTCGGGTTGCGCGGTTTTCCCGGCGACGTCGCGTACGGCTCGGCGAAGGCGGGGCTGTCGGGGCTGACGCAGGTGCTGGCCGTGGAGCTCGCGCCGCGGGGCGTGCGCGTGAACCTCGTGGTCCCGGGCTTTGTGGACACCGACATGACCGCGGGGCTCAGCGACCGGGCCCGCAAGAGCATCGTCGACAAGATTCCGGCCGGGCGCATCGGGACGACGGCCGAGATCGCCGAGGTCATCGTGGCCGTGGCGCGCTCGACGTACATGACGGGCGCGACCGTGCCCGTCGACGGCGGCCTGCTCGCCACGTTCGGCGGCGGCTGA
- a CDS encoding LLM class flavin-dependent oxidoreductase: MTEQSVNFGLWYDFRNPEQWFRPFSTLYREALDQLAWAESIGIGSVWLTEHHFCEDGYTPSPYTLAAAIGERTKTMRIGTNLVIAPLHNPVRLAEDAATLSLLTGGRFDLGLGQGYWAPEFAAFDRNLKHRPSLLEESVAVIRQAWSGEEKPFEGKRFSLPSVRITPKPEVLPKLLVGAMADPAIERAARISDGFLSTQNVHQQSYLDALDRVGKSSADGQIFAGQWAVIAEDPEREWARIGQYALYQLNNYIEWGAFGPPDVVPKFETADQIVEGGAFQLWDVATAVDELTALLKDKPQIKDVHFWAQLPGEPVDSGSARIEVLATKVVPQVRERLGQKAGVAG, from the coding sequence GTGACCGAGCAAAGCGTCAATTTCGGGCTCTGGTACGACTTCCGCAACCCCGAGCAGTGGTTCCGGCCCTTTTCCACGCTGTATCGCGAGGCGCTGGACCAGCTCGCGTGGGCGGAGAGCATCGGGATCGGTTCGGTCTGGCTGACCGAGCACCACTTCTGCGAGGACGGCTACACGCCCTCGCCGTACACGCTGGCCGCTGCGATCGGCGAGCGCACGAAGACCATGCGCATCGGCACGAACCTCGTGATCGCGCCGCTGCACAACCCGGTGCGCCTCGCCGAGGACGCCGCGACGCTGTCGCTGCTCACCGGTGGCCGCTTCGACCTCGGGCTCGGCCAGGGGTACTGGGCGCCGGAGTTCGCGGCGTTCGACCGCAACCTCAAGCACCGGCCGAGCCTGCTCGAAGAGAGCGTCGCGGTGATCCGCCAGGCGTGGTCGGGTGAGGAGAAACCGTTCGAGGGCAAGCGGTTCTCGCTGCCGTCGGTGCGGATCACACCGAAGCCGGAGGTGCTCCCGAAGCTGCTCGTCGGCGCGATGGCCGACCCGGCGATCGAACGCGCAGCGCGCATCTCCGACGGGTTCCTCAGCACCCAGAACGTGCACCAGCAGTCCTATTTGGACGCATTGGACCGCGTGGGCAAGTCCTCGGCCGACGGCCAGATCTTCGCCGGCCAGTGGGCGGTGATCGCCGAGGACCCGGAGCGTGAGTGGGCGCGGATCGGGCAATACGCGTTGTACCAGCTCAACAACTACATCGAGTGGGGCGCGTTCGGCCCGCCCGATGTGGTGCCCAAGTTCGAGACCGCGGACCAGATCGTCGAAGGCGGCGCGTTCCAGCTGTGGGACGTGGCCACGGCCGTCGACGAGCTGACCGCGCTGCTGAAGGACAAGCCGCAGATCAAGGACGTGCACTTCTGGGCGCAGCTGCCCGGCGAGCCCGTGGACAGCGGTTCGGCGCGCATCGAGGTACTGGCGACGAAGGTCGTGCCGCAGGTTCGGGAGCGGCTGGGCCAGAAGGCGGGGGTGGCGGGGTGA